One Paramisgurnus dabryanus chromosome 8, PD_genome_1.1, whole genome shotgun sequence DNA window includes the following coding sequences:
- the LOC141279799 gene encoding uncharacterized protein isoform X2, protein MNREDVDCCESSVYVTDDGSPDSVWMSRDQSRTPQPLLDSKLSEEKSRHTQDSELSLTLLCYTESKPTDTQDTTVCDSKQSLQEDQTSTESLDSVCNAGEQQQILQTKLKMCSVKLIDCRNLMMKIKTEPIEIKTEPTEIKTEPTEIKTEPTNIKTETTEEEDPTEEDDDYIPSEHVHEQTTCQFTLVRHRLQQTPAVFGSKCEEGFMFGYRNNVLNIKRATDSTNSFLHHLWKDIQLTETFRET, encoded by the exons ATGAATCgagag GATGTGGATTGTTGTGAATCTTCAGTGTATGTGACTGATGATGGGAGTCCGGATTCAGTGTGGATGAGCAGAGATCAGAGCCGCACACCACAGCCACTGCTGGACTCTAAACTCTCTGAAGAGAAATCCAGACACACACAGGACTCAGAGCTCAGTCTGACTTTACTTTGTTATACTGAGTCAAAGCCCACAGACACTcaggacactacagtgtgtgacagtaaacagagcttacaggaggatcaaacctccacagagtctctggattctgtctgtaacgctggagaacagcagcagatcctgcagaccaaactgaagatgtgttcagttaaaCTCATCGACTGCAGAAATCTCATGATGAAGATTAAAACTGAACCCatagaaatcaaaactgaacccacagaaatcaaaactgaacccacagaaatcaaaactgaacccacaaaCATCAAAACTGAAACCACAGAAGAGGAAGATCCCACTGAGGAAGATGATGATTATATTCCATCAG AGCACGTTCATGAGCAGACTACATGCCAATTCACACTGGTTAGacacagactccaacagacccctgctgtttttggatcaaa atgtgaagagggattcatgtttggatatagaaataacgtcctcaacatcaaaagagcgactgacagcacaaactctttcctgcatcacctgtggaaagacattcagctcacagagacatttagagagacatga
- the LOC141282452 gene encoding uncharacterized protein: TFRDSRSLKKHQNIHIKEKLYQCSHCDKRFCYKYQLIVHERVHTKEKTNHCSVYGKIFSQHESLVTHLRTHTDEKSFKCSQCDKTFNFLSNFKAHQRVHTGEKPYVCAHCGKSFYHSSHLRVHQRVHTGKKPYHCSVCGKSFSQRSPLIRHQRIHTGEKTYKCSQCDITFQYSGHLKAHQKVHTGEKPFICTHCGKNFTYSSHLRIHERVHTGEKPYHCSVCGKSFSQKTTLLSHKRLHTGEKPFKCSQCDMTFAQSSSLKSHQRVQTGEKPHHCSLCGKSFSQRSSLLKHQRLHTGEKPYKCS; the protein is encoded by the coding sequence ACCTTTAGGGATTCACGTTCATTAAAAAAACACCAGAATATTCACATTAAAGAGAAACTCTATCAgtgttcacactgtgataaaCGCTTCTGTTATAAATATCAGCTGATAGTCcatgagagagttcacactAAAGAAAAAACTAATCATTGTAGTGTCTATGGGAAGATTTTTAGTCAACATGAAAGTTTAGTGACACACCTGAGGACTCATACAGATGAAAAAtctttcaaatgctctcagtgtgacaagacgtttaattttttaagtaactttaaagcgcatcagagagttcatactggagagaaaccttacgtctgcgctcactgtggaaagagcttctATCATTCATCTcatttaagagttcatcaaagagttcatactggaaagaaaccttatcactgtagtgtctgtgggaagagttttagtcaacGGTCACCCTTAATAAGGCACCAgcgaattcatacaggtgaaaaaacttacaaatgctctcagtgtgacataACGTTTCAATATTCAGGTCACTTGAAAGCCCATCAGaaagttcatactggagagaaacctttcaTCTGCACACATTGTGGAAAGAACTTCACTTATTCATCTCATTTAAGAATTCAtgagagagttcatactggagagaaaccttatcactgtagtgtctgtgggaagagttttagtcaaaaaactaCATTACTAAGTCACAAGAgacttcatacaggtgaaaaacctttcaaatgctctcagtgtgacatgaCGTTTGCTCAGTCAAGTTCCTTAAAATCTCATCAGAGAGTTCaaactggagagaaacctcatcactgtagtctctgtgggaagagttttagtcaacGGTCAAGCTTACTTAAGCACCAGAgacttcatacaggtgaaaaaccttacaaatgctcttaG
- the LOC135770656 gene encoding uncharacterized protein → MKQEDVDCCESSVYVTDDGSLDSVWMSRDQSRTPQPLLDSKLSEEKSRHTQDSELSLTLLCYTESKPTDTQDTTVCDSKQSLQEDQTSTESLDSVCNAGEQQQILQTKLKMCSVKIIDCTNLMMKIKTEPTEIKTEPTEIKTEPTEIKTEPTEIKTEPTEIKTEPTEIKTEPTVEEDPTEEDDDFIPSDVKSDSCLDIEITSSTSKERLTAQTLSCITCGKTFSSQRHLERHERKHTEQKLFTRSEISFTTLQEKKIHSEDNRKKKKKKKKKKKKKKFHCEQCGKICVSSSNLNVHMRTHSGEKPFNCTECGKYFRTKDNLQIHQRIHTGEKPYECPHCEKRFRHKCGLKTHVLLHTNERPYQCSECK, encoded by the exons ATGAAACAagag GATGTGGATTGTTGTGAATCTTCAGTGTATGTGACTGATGATGGGAGTCTGGATTCAGTGTGGATGAGCAGAGATCAGAGCCGCACACCACAGCCACTGCTGGACTCTAAACTCTCTGAAGAGAAATCCAGACACACACAGGACTCCGAGCTCAGTCTGACTTTACTCTGTTATACTGAGTCAAAGCCCACAGACACTcaggacactacagtgtgtgacagtaaacagagcttacaggaagatcaaacctccacagagtctctggattctgtctgtaacgctggagaacagcagcagatcctgcagaccaaactgaagatgtgttcagttaaaATCATCGACTGCACGAACCTCATGATGAAGattaaaactgaacccacagaaatcaaaactgaacccacagaaatcaaaactgaacccacagaaatcaaaactgaacccacagaaatcaaaactgaacccacagaaatcaaaactgaacccacagaaatcaaaactgaacccacagtaGAGGAAGATCCCACTGAGGAAGATGATGATTTTATTCCATCAG atgtgaagagtgattcatgtttggatatagaaataacatcctcaacatcaaaagagcgactgacagcacaaactctttcctgcatcacctgtggaaagacattcagctcacagagacatttagagagacatgagagaaaacacacagaacagaaactcttcaccagatctgagatcagctttACTACCTTACAAGAGAAGAAAATTCATTCAGAAGACaacaggaagaagaagaagaagaagaagaagaagaagaagaagaagaagtttcACTGTGAGCAGTGTGGGAAGATTTGTGTCTCTTCCTCTAATCTAAATGTtcacatgaggacacacagtggtgaaaagcctttcaactgcactgaatgtggaaAATACTTCAGAACCAAAGACAATCTTCAAATTCAtcagagaattcatacaggagAAAAACCATACGAGTGTCCTCACTGTGAGAAGAGATTTAGGCATAAATGTGGTTTGAAGACACATGTGCTTTTACACACCAATGAGAGACCGTATCAGTGCAGTGAATGTAAATAA